In Mus caroli chromosome 9, CAROLI_EIJ_v1.1, whole genome shotgun sequence, a single window of DNA contains:
- the Kdm4d gene encoding lysine-specific demethylase 4D: MKTKSTCTQNPNCSIMIFRPTKEEFNDFDKYIAYMESQGAHRAGLAKVIPPKEWRARQSYDNISNILIATPLQQVVSGQAGVFTQYHKKKKGMTVGEYRELANSKKYQTPPHLDFEDLERKYWKNRLYESPIYGADVSGSLFDGKTQQWNVGHLGTIQDLLEQECGIVIEGVNTPYLYFGMWKTTFAWHTEDMDLYSINYLHFGQPKTWYAVPPEHGRRLERLARELFPGSSKGCQAFLRHKVALISPTVLKENGIPFGRITQEAGEFMVTFPYGYHAGFNHGFNCAEAINFATPRWIDYGKVASQCSCGEARVSFSMDAFVRILQPERYELWKRGKDQAVVDHTETMGPTSQELTTRWVTKAPRKSWGLKRFRLRQVSRSVLPIASNVPCNMQVCHTSRQPSDVKGDEVQKSDSARAPLHPLSLSSSGHISTGRCGLGRRPCELGVQESSNGAPVKRRLPAGTDDTSPSPELQPQSVSGDLIVNSGLVNPGPQHLMTASEGVLTSDP; encoded by the coding sequence ATGAAGACTAAGTCCACATGCACTCAGAATCCAAATTGCAGTATAATGATATTTCGTCCAACCAAAGAAGAGTTTAATGATTTTGACAAATACATTGCTTACATGGAGTCCCAAGGGGCACACCGAGCTGGACTGGCCAAGGTCATCCCACCAAAAGAATGGAGGGCCAGGCAGTCTTATGACAATATAAGCAACATCTTGATAGCAACTCCCCTGCAGCAAGTGGTCTCTGGGCAGGCAGGCGTGTTCACCCAATACcataagaagaagaaaggcatgaCAGTGGGGGAGTATCGTGAGCTGGCCAACAGCAAAAAGTACCAGACCCCGCCACACCTGGATTTTGAAGATTTGGAGAGAAAATACTGGAAGAATCGCCTGTATGAGTCACCGATTTATGGTGCTGACGTCAGCGGCTCCCTGTTTGATGGGAAGACTCAACAGTGGAATGTGGGTCACCTGGGAACAATTCAAGACCTATTGGAACAGGAATGTGGCATAGTGATTGAGGGTGTCAACACGCCCTACCTGTACTTTGGCATGTGGAAGACCACCTTTGCGTGGCACACGGAGGACATGGACCTGTACAGTATCAACTACCTACACTTTGGGCAGCCCAAGACCTGGTATGCTGTGCCCCCTGAGCATGGCAGGCGCCTGGAGCGCCTGGCCAGGGAACTCTTCCCTGGCAGCTCCAAGGGCTGCCAGGCCTTCCTGAGGCACAAGGTGGCGCTCATCTCACCCACTGTGCTTAAGGAGAATGGCATCCCCTTTGGCCGCATCACCCAGGAGGCTGGGGAGTTCATGGTCACCTTTCCCTATGGCTACCACGCGGGCTTCAACCATGGCTTCAACTGTGCAGAGGCCATCAATTTTGCCACCCCAAGATGGATTGACTATGGCAAGGTGGCATCTCAGTGCAGCTGTGGGGAGGCCAGGGTGAGTTTCTCCATGGATGCCTTTGTGAGGATCTTGCAGCCTGAGCGATATGAACTGTGGAAACGTGGCAAAGATCAGGCAGTTGTGGACCACACAGAGACTATGGGACCTACCAGTCAGGAGCTCACCACCCGGTGGGTGACCAAAGCACCAAGAAAAAGTTGGGGCTTGAAGCGTTTCCGGCTTCGCCAGGTCTCACGCTCTGTTCTGCCTATAGCAAGTAATGTTCCTTGCAACATGCAGGTGTGCCACACCTCCAGGCAACCATCAGATGTGAAAGGTGATGAGGTCCAGAAGTCTGACTCAGCCAGAGCCCCACTACATCCTCTGAGTCTGTCTTCTTCTGGTCACATATCAACTGGAAGATGTGGTCTTGGTCGTCGTCCTTGTGAACTAGGAGTTCAGGAGTCCTCCAATGGAGCTCCAGTCAAGAGGCGACTTCCAGCAGGCACAGATGACACAAGCCCCAGTCCAGAGCTTCAGCCCCAGTCTGTGAGTGGAGACTTAATAGTCAACTCAGGACTTGTGAACCCTGGCCCACAGCATCTTATGACAGCTTCTGAAGGGGTATTGACCTCCGACCCCTAA